A single Lactuca sativa cultivar Salinas chromosome 8, Lsat_Salinas_v11, whole genome shotgun sequence DNA region contains:
- the LOC111904431 gene encoding uncharacterized protein LOC111904431: protein MASNKATSDVADGPVLTHINKRIRNLRKKLKRIAHLEDSIAQGKSIIKNKDQEKLLKSKPMIIAVVDELEKSRQPLSVAVDEEITLALQRHHNDNVENCNKSQTLDGDEEQQAALPVDDLLSLIYFGSMFDAKQVDVDSRSEERGWCLLHDYILRSELCCGLELEERHLEAIARLSSLMISRPVDSSLTSHQDALQRCIEHANNWICKSEKKIDPNSEFTYADVREMVTKIMGLGYFKNTPFPGTSKYQLVPDHLMYYSGHREKKENTIGYYNFDFEDDGYSSWDCLSGLGSD, encoded by the exons ATGGCGTCAAACAAGGCTACTTCTGACGTCGCTGATGGACCAGTCCTCACTCATATCAACAAGCGTATCCGTAACCTAAGAAAAAAACTCAAACGAATCGCGCATCTCGAAGACTCCATCGCTCAAGGAAAATCCATTATCAAGAACAAGGATCAGGAAAAACTCCTCAAATCAAAGCCAATGATCATCGCCGTGGTTGACGAACTAGAAAAGTCCCGTCAGCCTCTATCCGTGGCTGTCGATGAAGAAATCACTCTCGCGCTCCAACGTCATCACAATGATAACGTTGAAAACTGTAACAAATCACAAACCCTAGATGGAGATGAAGAGCAACAAGCGGCTTTACCTGTTGATGATCTGCTGAGTTTGATTTACTTCGGAAGTATGTTTGATGCGAAACAAGTTGACGTGGATTCGAGGTCGGAGGAAAGAGGCTGGTGTTTGTTACATGATTATATTCTACGTTCTGAACTTTGTTGCGGTCTCGAACTGGAAGAACGGCATTTGGAAGCGATCGCAAGGCTGAGCTCTCTAATGATTTCCAGACCCGTGGATTCTAGTCTTACTTCCCATCAAGATGCGTTGCAGAGATGCATTGAGCACGCCAATAATTGGATTTGCAAGTCTGAGAAGAAGATTGATCCGAATAGCGAGTTTACTT ATGCTGATGTGAGAGAGATGGTGACAAAGATTATGGGTTTAGGTTACTTCAAAAATACTCCATTTCCTGGAACTTCTAAATATCAACTAGTGCCGGATCATTTGATGTATTATTCAGGACATCGAGAaaag AAAGAAAATACAATCGGGTATTATAATTTTGATTTCGAGGATGATGGTTATTCTTCGTGGGACTGTCTATCAGGGCTTGGCAGTGACTGA
- the LOC111904432 gene encoding uncharacterized protein LOC111904432 codes for MDHFDLSDDDGDDIFFNMMYHYYTNKILQPNSTSLLIRRALVSRNREEGHERQYRDYFVDNCVYGSKDFKRRFRLSRNVFIWIANALESQYIFFQLRHNARGRRRFTTLQKCVAAIRLMVMGESADTMGDYMRMSERTAHESLYKMSKGVFETFGDVYLRKPLFYDTQELYAAHEERHGVPGMIGSIECMSWKWKNCQVAWEGQYASGHHGSPSLVLEAAMDAPFIVNVNEYEFGYYLTDGIYPPYSTFVKAFQDPVEERDKLFKRRQG; via the exons ATGGATCATTTCGACTTGTCCGATGATGACGGTGACGATATATTCTTCAATATGATGTACCATTATTACACCAACAAGATACTACAACCAAACTCAACCTCGCTACTAATAAGACGTGCACTGGTAAGTAGAAATCGTGAAGAAGGACACGAACGTCAATATCGTGATTACTTTGTGGATAATTGTGTATACGGGTCGAAAGACTTCAAAAGAAGATTTCGTTTGAGTAGGAATGTGTTCATATGGATCGCCAATGCCTTGGAAAGTCA gTATATATTTTTTCAACTGAGACATAATGCTAGAGGTAGGCGAAGATTTACAACGTTGCAAAAATGTGTTGCGGCCATTCGTTTGATGGTTATGGGGGAGTCAGCCGACACCATGGGCGATTATATGAGAATGTCTGAAAGAACTGCACATGAAAGTTTGTATAAAATGTCAAAAGGTGTTTTTGAAACATTCGGAGACGTATATTTGCGAAAACCTTTGTTTTATGATACACAAGAGCTTTATGCAGCACATGAAGAAAGACATGGGGTTCCCGGAATGATTGGAAGCATCGAGTGCATGAGCTGGAAATGGAAAAATTGTCAAGTAGCGTGGGAAGGGCAGTATGCAAGTGGTCATCATGGATCGCCTTCATTGGTTTTAGAGGCT GCCATGGATGCTCCTTTCATAGTGAATGTAAACGAATACGAATTTGGGTATTACCTTACAGATGGAATATATCCTCCGTATTCCACATTCGTGAAGGCATTTCAAGACCCGGTTGAAGAAAGAGATAAATTATTCAAGAGAAGACAAGGATGA